Proteins co-encoded in one Stomoxys calcitrans chromosome 5, idStoCalc2.1, whole genome shotgun sequence genomic window:
- the LOC131998054 gene encoding uncharacterized protein LOC131998054: MNCNVGEVDASTSQNKNNLGAQPNVYKRQRTENESDYNEIVIPELRERLKRHKQTDDNPFGILNVLTQVDFASAATQATQPDTDNKNKNNNNINNNNSATRPKWCPPIFIYNVNIKALVDSLRETIPKFSFKVKNVNKNKSKLFFSDPSVHSSMMALLREKGVHSYSFTKELKRPSFVLRGLTANTEIEDIISELEEVIPNTVSNVAKYKTPKNNETRLFLVSLLPGKKISDISNIKALQSQIVSWENQGGRTMKFNVGGVSVGATLQKIVVRHTIVSNATKNMARVNANVQRRIHRIPFVIIAVRRVIQRIGGDVLLIRNMLLRVSKG, from the coding sequence ATGAACTGCAATGTCGGTGAGGTGGATGCTTCAACATCGCAGAATAAAAACAACTTGGGCGCGCAACCAAATGTTTATAAGAGGCAGCGCACTGAAAATGAATCAGATTATAATGAAATCGTAATCCCGGAGCTCAGGGAAAGACTGAAGAGGCACAAGCAGACAGATGACAACCCATTTGGTATCCTCAATGTTCTCACTCAAGTGGATTTTGCTTCCGCGGCCACGCAAGCCACCCAGCCAGATACTGATAATAAAAATAAGAACAATaataacatcaacaacaacaatagtgcGACAAGGCCAAAATGGTGTCCaccaatttttatttacaaTGTCAACATTAAGGCGCTTGTTGACTCCTTAAGGGAGACAATACCAAAGTTTTCTTTCAAGGTAAAGAAtgtgaacaaaaacaaaagtaaattgtttttttccgatccgtctgtccattcgtcaaTGATGGCCCTTTTACGTGAGAAGGGTGTACATTCATATTCTTTTACGAAAGAATTAAAGCGGCCGTCCTTTGTTTTACGAGGGCTTACGGCGAACACTGAAATAGAGGATATTATATCTGAATTAGAGGAGGTCATTCCAAATACAGTTTCAAATGTTGCAAAATATAAAACACCAAAAAACAATGAGACTAGACTCTTTTTAGTGTCATTGTTGCCAGGAAAAAAAATCTCTGACATTTCGAACATAAAAGCTTTGCAAAGTCAAATCGTATCCTGGGAAAACCAAGGAGGAAGGACAATGAAATTCAATGTAGGAGGTGTCAGCGTTGGGGCCACATTGCAAAAAATTGTAGTTCGTCATACAATTGTGTCAAATGCGACTAAAAACATGGCCCGGGTGAATGCCAACGTACAAAGGAGGATTCATCGAATCccttttgtaataattgcggtGAGGAGGGTCATCCAGCGAATTGGCGGGGATGTTCTACTTATAAGAAATATGTTGCTGCGCGTCAGCAAAGGATAG